The sequence CCTGGTGTCTCTTTAAGAAAAATCTATTTGTATAGCAGTCTTACTGCAACAAAGCCTGTCTGTAttgcaattttctttttcttttttctttttatgttctAATATGCTATCTCTTTCTGCCAAGTCTCCAGTTCAGGGAAAAAATCTACCTGTATTGCAGtatattttattaaaagaaaattgttgtgGGTTGAGCCTCATAGAAGAAAAAATGATTTACCCATCCTTTTGTGTCCTTGAACGTGTTGGTTGTTTAGCAGAGAAGTATGGTGGTTCTTTATAAATGATACATTCTTTGATTTGAATTGTTATGAGGAGCTTGTGATGGCCAGTTCATACATACAAACAGGTTCTACATCATGCACCTTCAAGATCGCCCGCTCAAGTTTTCCGCCATCACGCATCATGCAAATGTGACACAGTGCCTTGGATCAACTGGTGGTCATGTCTGGTATcttggagttgctaaaccatCCATTGTTGATTCAGGggaagttcaaaattactctTCTGGGGAGATTGTGCAGTCAAAATGTGGCCATTTCTATGAGTCTCCTGCCATTGATGATGTGCGTGTTTTCAGGATTTCCGGTCCCAAGTTCCTTAAGCTTAACCGTGGGACGTGGCATGCAGGGCCTTTATTTAAGGCAGATACGATGGACTTCTACAATTTAGAATTGAGTAATACCAATGTAAGTTCCTCCTTATCTCTCTGTCATGCATATAATAAGCTAGAATTTAAAGAACATCTGttgcttttaagttttaactatcTATCCTGTTTTTGACTACATTCTACATTCGCTTGACCACAGATTGCTAGTGTAGATATGAAATAATGGTACATGATTCGAGCCTTAATGCAGTCTCTTTACTTTCTGGCAAACTCATAGCCGTGCATATAGTTGAGTTATACCTAGAAAATAGTCCCAAATAGTACTCAAAGCATAACAAAGGCTgctaaaaaattcaaaaaagaagGGAGAAATGGTTCGTGTTGAAGAAATATAGAGACTTGTTCAGACAGTCGTGCTGAACACGAGATTCTAATAACGTGATTCTAAAAAGAAGAGAGACGTTTGGTTTCAACTTCAGCATCATTAATATTCTAATAGCgtgattctttttttcttggtgcaattgattcatttatttttcttggtttcatGAAGCAATTGTTATCCGATTATATCTGCTCTTTGCTCCAGCATCTCTTGGATGGATGGATGACTTGTGTGTTCATATTAGGAAATAAACACAGTTCATTAAGAGCCACTGAGATCAAACATCTGAAATCCCCCTTTCTGAGATCCCTACAAGGATGTCAAGGAATAACCCATCTAAGCTAATTGCAGTTGGATTAAATTCATTAGCTAAAATACATCTTGTTGGTCTCACTCAATTACGTGATAAAACTATGAAGATATAGTATAATATGTTCGTCTAGACACCTGAATACGACGGTTTGAACACGATACCGAGGCAAACCCTATGAGTCGTAAGCCCTTTTCATGTGCACTAATGTCAAACCTGAAAGTTGCTAACAGCAGGGGGGAAATTGAGCTTGTGGGTTTGGTTGGCTCTCTTAATTGATAATTCTTGAAGTAACTCTACTCCTTTTACATTTGTGCATTTAGTATGCTTGAGGAAGAGGAACTTTCCCATATTTTAAGGTCTGAACTCTGAAGTACTACTGACAATGCTTCTACAATACCTTGGCATAGCTTTCTCTGGGCATATGAATATAAGAATGTGCATGAGTTGTGGGATGTAATGTAATTGCGTATAACATGGTTTTCTTTCTGTATAGATGGTGGATCACACAACACATGATTTCATCAATGAAAATGGAGTTTTCTTCTCTATTGATGACTAGTACTGGAAAATGTCTTGCTCAATGTCCATGTGAGTTAAAGGTCTCTGTTTGACTATTCTAGCTTTATGGTTCTGTTTTACTTGTGTTCTCAAGACTTCTTTTCACTGTTAAGAtactatattatataaatacatCAATACacatttagattttttttttcgaggAATAAATCTATTAAAAACCTCAGTCCATGCATTGAGCTTCTTTGTTGTTTCCAGAATTTTGGGTTCCACAAGGACTATGATCCAGCACATCGTTACCAGGAACTCGGAACGTTCCGGGTCATGGTATGGAAATGGGATATGCCACTTGATTATTTGTGGTACGTTGGGGTAGGATCAATCAGTACATTAGTTGGGAGCATGGTATACCACTTGATTAATATGTGGTTCATTGGAAGTAGGATTAATTGGTACGCTAGTTGGGAATGTGATAGAGGTTCAAGAATTTCTGGGATCACTATTAAATATTAGACAAAATATTAAGTGTtaggatggaaaaaaaaaacaacaaattgaTCATTTTTTTCATACTGAAAACAAGAGACATTACAACGCACTTAGCTATTAGCTACTAGCTTCTTTGTTTGTTAAGAGTGTATACATTAATTTCattatcacaatattatttaattttttgttttgatcgtTGATTAATAACTCATATGAACACATTGTTGGGCCTCTGTTTCAAGCACAACAAAGAGCCAACCTCTAATGGGCTTGAACTTGTTCCACCATAATTTATTTCGGTAGTTAAAAGCCCAGTTTTATGGGCTTGCCCCGATTAGGGCTTATTATCTTCAGTCGACTTCTCATTAAGCTCATTCAAAAGTtgcgggaaaaaaaagagtgaggAAGGATATGCTCACTGGTGCGTACGTTCAAAGCCCCACTGTCTTCGATCGTCTCCCTAGCTAGAAGGTAAACTACTTTTTGGTTAAGGTGGATCGAACAACAATATGGCTTTCTGATCCAACAAGAGGGTGAATTGAATATACAGTCTTCAACTTTCATTCGCTTGTTGAGCATCAGCACCGCGTTCGAGGGATTGTTCGTCTCCTTCCTGTGgtacgtctctctctctctctctctatttttcatGCTTGATACTGAATTATAACAGATCTATCTTATTTCTCCTGATCTATTTGGTTGCCGCATGCGGCATCACGAGAtatactttctctctctatttttctttcccctttCGTTAAGGTAGCAAGGGCGTCTCAGATCGCGTTCCCGAGCGTCCAGTGTACCCCGTTCCGGGACGTGTGTCCCAGTTCGGGTACGAGGGGTAGAATATTCCCGTTAACTATGATCAAGCCTCATTTCCTACTCAACTTTAAACTCTTTGGATCCATCtaggttttgatttgttttgtttttaagtTTGTGAATGTGTTATGGAAGCAATCTATTCAAGAAAACAAACCTGTGTTCCTTAACAGAGAAAAATACACTGTTTACGTTTAGAATTTGGGAATGTTTTTCAATTTCTCAACTTAAAAACAATTTTGGAGGTTAATTTTGTAAAACTATTTTCAAGAGCAATATATTCTATCACTTGAAATCCCTCTGAGTCAACTTTGAAGATCTATACCCATTCCTCAATACAAGGGAACTATGCTGCTCAATACACAATAATCTAAACAACTCTCTTTTTCCAGATGATGCAGCGATAATGGAATTAAAATTGCAACATGTCTTTTAACATTCAATGGACAATGCCTGATATTTGTTGCCGCACAAATGGCATGGAGTAAGTCTTGGGGGAAAAGAGCTCGTGCTCGTGCTCATGCAGATCAGGAGCTTCCTAGCTTGTTCGTGAGCACATAAATTGGACACTCAGGGTAAGTGTAATTAGGACAAGCGTAAAACCGATTAGGGTCTCTTGTCTTAGAATCATCTTCATGGTACGTGAGCACTAGAGGATGTTCATCTTACTCATACTTGACTGTACGATGTTCATCTTACTCATACTTGACTGTACGTGATATTGTTGTTCATTGGACTATGGATGCACATCCATAGTCCATTGCGAATGGACATTGTTCTTTGTTGGTTATGATCTTTGCTGCTGCTGTAAGTATATTGTGACCAGCAAAGAACAATGTCCCTTGGTATTGAACTATGGATGCGCGACAATATCACGTACAATTAAGTATGAGTACGATGAACATTCTCTTGTCCTCACGTATCATGGAGAGATGATTCTAAGTATTGTAATAGTTGGTTTTACGCTTGTCCTAATTATTCTGAGTGTCCTATCTATGTGCACATTGGACATCAATTTTGAAACACACACAAGCTCAACAATGATATGCGAAGCCATGACACCGATTCAAGCAAGCTCGACAACAGAAAGTGATTGCGAGCGGACAGTGAAATTGGGATTTCGAGCACCCACGGCATAAAATTTATTCACAGCCATTTAGATGTATAACTTTCTTTTCACAGTAGATGAGATCTTGAGGGTGGATGTGATCTAAAGACACCAATTGAAGCACCTCCATATCTCTAGATTTAAAGATTTGGATATGAAAGAAGTTGATATATCTCTGCATGATCATCAGCCCCATAGTAATTGCCATCATTCGAAACCTTCTCTAATTTATCTATGATCTGCAGCGGAAAGCTGAATCAATGATTCAATGTAATCCAAATACAGACTCTTATACTCTAATGAAATTCTGATAATAATTTTCATTGAGAATTTGATAATTTCCATTCTCTAGGAAACCAGAAAAACGACACTGATTCGCTTTGAGAAGAGAAAATATAACGATAGTTTTGACATTTCTATTATTCAATTTCCTCTGTATTTTGCAAAATTAAGTACGAATACAGCAGAAGAatcaaaaatcatgattttgttTCTCATCAACCAAACACAGGGAAGATGTTAAGTCCAGAAAAAATCACAACCAAACAGAGGGAAGATGTTTTAAGTCCAGAAAAAATGACAGAGGAATCGTACCTCCTGTCCTGTGCCGCTCGCGCGGCATATAATTCCGTTTCTACTTGATCAAGATCCGGGAGATCTGTAGTATCAGGTTACTAACGAGAAGGGTTCTTTGCAACCGTTGGATCGTAATATACAATCTCAGCCGTTTCGGGAGATCCGTAGTATCAGGTTACTAACCAACGAGAAGGGTTCTTTGCAACCGTTGGATCGTAATATACAATCTCAGCCGTTTCGGGAGATCCGTAGTATCAGGTAACTAACCAACGAGAAGGGTTCTTTGCAACCGTTGGATCGTAATATACAATCTCAGCCGTTTATTGAGTTCCGAGCCCACGCCCTTGAATTCAACAGCTTAAAACGCCCGACTCAAATTCGCTCGTCTCTTCTCTGCGGCTTCACCGTCTGCACCGCATCAGTCCTAGATTGAATGCCgtaaattttatcaaattctTCAACAACACAGAGACGCAAGTGTTTTCGGTTCTATCACTCCAAGGTGAGCCTGTTACTTTTTACCTGTTCTTCTGGGTCTTTTTTTTGGAATTGTGAAGCTATGCAGAGATGCTTGAAAGCTGTTTGACCATTTGTCTCAGTTGAATTTGAGAAATTGTGGTTTCCTTGAATTTCCTTTTTCTGGAGGAAATAGAGGGCAGTGTTCATGTTGGGATTCATGGAACTGATATGTATTTCCACCAAATTGTTCACAAAATGAAGAAAGGTCCCGTATTGAAGGAAGCATTGCATAGATAGCACAGAAGTTTCACCTTTTTGAAACTATTTAATGGACCCAATCTGATGGGAGTTATTCCTAAAATAGTACCCTGTAAGTAGGCAAAACCAGCATTCATCTGTCTTTGACAGAATTTTGAAATAGGGCCTCAGAGGTCATAGAAAGATAGACTTGGGAGCATAGGTAGGGAGTGAAAGCTAAGGTTCTGAGGGTAACCAAATCTAAGTTTGCCATGATTTGCTTTAAAGATCGTTTTTCCGCATTATCGTTTTACTTACTATGCAGAAATTTCTACTTGCTACTTGATGTcttatattatttaaatttatcaTTTCAATATGAAACTGGATTGACAGGAGACATTATTAATGGGTTTTTTTGTTCCCAATTAGTCTAAAATGTTGAGCCCTGTGTCAGGAGCAATTTTTAATACAGTGTGACGATCAtcctatttttcttttgatgagACAGTGTGTAATTTCATTAGAGAAAAGCTTTTAATGTAAACTAGAGGACAAGCGGGTATCATGTCCATAGATATCGAGAACTATACAACGATAGTGGTTAATAAGCAATCACCTTGAAATTGATTAGTATTTTAACAGCTTAATGATTACACCAAAGAAATCCTTCCCCTGATTTCCACTCAGAGTGTGGCTGACGTCCTGCTGTTGTGTAGTAGAGCGTTTGAGTGGTCTCTTGTATGTCAACTACCATCTTCGTTCGCGACTCCACACCCTCACATATTTAATCTCTGATAGTTTGTGAATTTGTACATTTTGTGACTTGTCGGAAAGAATTCATGGATCTGATCAACTTACCTGCTGGTTTGAGTGCAGTGCctctttcgtgcaatatttgtTTCAATATTTTCTCTGATTCTTGGATTAGTATTTAGCACATAATCTGGTGAAGTTTATCAGTTCTACCTTTCCTTGGACATGAAGTCTGATGAAGCTATGAGTCTCATTTTCAATTGAGAACAAATCGGCTGTGCTATGCTCCTACTAGCAGTTTAGGAAACATAGTAAGGGAGGCTGAGGATTTGTAGACACGTAGACATCTCGGGTGTATACAATAGACTTGCAAGTCACAATGCAGATGCCAAATGGGCTCCGACAACACATAAGGTCTTGAAGGAACAAACACAAGGACAACTGCAGATACACACACATAACACACAATGTGGAGGACACGCAATTTAGTtaacacacaaacacacactccGGATGGCATACACTGAACTTACAGTGGCATAGCTGAAAGCTAAAATGCTGTGGCATAGATTACTGCCTTGTCGATCTTGTGCAAATCTAATTTGTTGTGGTATTTGTCCAGTCATTTTCTGTACTTGTCAATGGTGAATTTTGCAAAACCATCTATATTTATTGTTGGGAAGTTGTTAAATCCTAAATGCTATGATTTTGGAATGTGGAGAGTATGCACTGAAACTTTTTTCATCTTTGACTTTCTTTGATAAAACACTATCATCATTTCAATTCTTTTAATTATGCACTGAGCTTACCACTTTGATAGGGAGTCAAAAATAGAAATTACCATTGGAGATGAGTTCGAAAGCACTGCAAGCTTGTATAGTGTATCGCCAACTTCTCAAAGCTGTCAGGAAACATGTGGGAAAAGAAAACTATAAAAAACATTTTGTCGAGTACGTAACACAAGAGTTCAAGAAGAATCACGACCTGTCAGATGTTGTGTCGATTCAACAGAAAATCAAGCTTGCACGGGATTACACTCTTCTCCTTAACAGTGTGCACCATCACAAGGTATTGCTCTCTTCGTTTCTTCAAGTTTGGTTTACCTTTGATCTATCTGCATTCTTATTTTTTATGGGATCTATCTGCTATTTGGAAGGGACTTTTGTTGTATTATGAAATGCCTTCATTATATCTATAATAGTAGATATTGGATAGTCAGAGGAGCTTGAAATTCATAGTTAGAAAATTGTTTTTTCCACCGAACTTCATTTAGTTCAGTGCCTACTATTGGAGTTTTGTTTTCACCACCATAGGGGAACATGACAGTGCTGGTGCCTGGTGCTtatatttttgtgaaatttttgtgCTGTTGCGCAATTTCTACATCTTTGTGTTGCTGTTATCAAAATCTTATTTGTTACCCTTcagttgttttatgtttttttatgcAGAGAGATAAAGTTCAGTCTTTATATCCATGTTATGGAATCTTTACACGGTGACTATTTTGCAGGACTTGCTCTTCTCGTACAATATTGCAGTTGATAGATCAGATGAAATGAAAAGAGTACTTGGAAAATCTGCAGCAAGTGTGGGTCTTCGGCTTCCTGAGCCGTATCAGTCTTGACAATTGGTAGGTCTCATGCTCTTCATTCAACTCATTCCAGCAAATTCAATGTTTGTACTTCCAGTGTATTTTGGAAACTTGATTGGAGCAGACTTTGTAAGCGAATAGAGTATACTTTCATACTAGTTATGCTCTTGGAAATAAAGTAACAACTTCTTGTGGATTCTCCCTGATTGCCCATGTGAAATTATGTTGGTAGCAATTCATCTAATTTAGTATGCGACGTGCTTCTCATATAGCAAGGACAGGTTGTAATAACAACTCCATTACAGGATCATCTCGTTTTCTTATCTTGAAGCACATGAGTGTTAAGCAGAGTAAGGAAATCAAATTGTTGATGTTTACACTATCATAGTTGTTAAGACTAATATCCCATTAGATTAGCATAACTCAACCGAGTGGTATACAATCAAATGTTTAATCCTTCTTACACATTAAAGCGTCTAAAATTCAATGGTGACGGCTTGGAAGAACAAATTCGTGTAGGCTCGTGGCTCAGATCTCGAACAATATATGTTGATATGTCTAGTCTAACATGATATTGGAGTAAAAATTTGATACAATTGTACGCGGCCTCTATCTATATACACTTGGTTGGGTATGACAATGTCAAAATCTAATATTGGACCAAGCCGAGTGACTAGAGGTTAATATTGGGTCAGGTTCTGGGTGATTGGACTGAATCTGACCGACCTGATAATTTTTAAGAGGTGAGCCATGGCCCATTAATGTGTCTGAACTAGAACCTCTAACAATAGTCATGTACATGTCACATGTTGACTTGTAGTGTGTGTTAAGATTTTGCAGAACCCAATTATGATCATCATCTATTGTGTGCCAGAGAAGCCCATTCCATAAACCCAAAATTTCTCATCAATCACAGTTTGAGCCCAAGACATAAAGGACAAataatatttagttttttttccatGCGTATCATGTTATTTATCAATTTTGTCGTAACAGTCCAAATTGAAAACACGACAAAACTGGTATATCGTGGCACGTATACAACAGACTCCCACGTAGCACCCTCTGCCTCTCCTGTCCATGACACCTGCACTTAGTTCTTGTTTTTGTGGTGCCATTTATAGTTTGTTGCAGGCTTTTAAGGATCTCTCTTACTAAAATTAGAACAAGTTCCACCGAATCCACTGTGATCAATCCAtcatcaagaagaagaagagcagatCTGAAATGGGTTCAGAGACTTTTCTAGAGGTGATACTGGCAATTCTCCTACCACCTGTTGGTGTCTTCCTGCGTTATGGCTGTGGGGTAACCACCATCATTTAACtacttttttttcatgtttttttacccatgtttttcttttaatgagAGTGCATGCATATATGATTGTGTGTTATTTTTAACATGTGTGATATCTAAtttggtttttgtgtttttcttatgGTGTGTTTTATCATTGTTGAAAATGCAGGTGGAGTTCTGGATAGCTTTGTTGCTGACAATATTGGGGTATATACCTGGAATCATTTATGCAATTTATGTATTGGTGGGATAGTACTAAGATACCCTGATACCAGATCTGTGATGTTTGCAGTATctctgtacttttttttttttttttttttttatatttgccTCTTGTATTGTTGTTGTAATCTGGAGTCtaaggttttgtttgtttgtttgttgtttatCCCAAGTAATCAGTTTTCTTCCTCTGCAACCATTTCTCATGAATCCGTTTCAAATATGAGTGGTACATTCATTGGTACAATAGATCTATATTTTTCTCTGTTAAAAGAATGGTAAAGATGAGTCCAAAGATGGTGGATTACAGGATGAGAGCAGACTATTGAGTGTGAAGCAGATTAGCAGAGAGGTGATAGCATTAGCATTGCCAGAATTAGACAAGTCTGGCCCATCAGTGTTTGGGGCCTTAGCCTGCTTTATATATATGGAAAGACAGGTCCAGTAATTGAGGAATGTGGGCTTTTAGCCCACTTACAATTACATTGGAAAAAGTAAGGCacatgttcaaaaaaaaaaagtaattatgaaaatgaattttaaaaaattagcaaaatgattttattttatcagGAAAATCTGCTATCATTACTCAATGGATGTTGAACAACAACGAGAGCATTGGATCCATTGAACAACAACTGAGCATTGGCAGATAAACGAGGATTAGTCTACTCTCAATCCCAGCTCAGCTAGTGAAGAGGGTGATGGGCCGGGCCTAGTACGGCCACAAACGAGCTGGGATGTTCCGGGCTGTGACGGGCCTGACACGCAAAACCAATTGAAAGCACGCACGTCACGCCTTAAATCAGTTAATAGCCGCTTTCGACTAAAGAATGCGACTTAAATCAGTTATTAgtttttgaaaagaaagaatttcaTTAAGAAGAACAGGCAAACAATCCTCAGCGGTTTGACGCTTTCGACAGAGTgggattttctctctttctcgaTCTGCTTCTCTCTCGACGGCGATCTGGTTAGGTGTTTTTATTCTTCTTAAAATTCTTGAATCTAATATCTATTTTGCAAACGATGCCTAATTtggttgaatttgattttagaCGCGCGAAGGGGaagaactctctctctctctgtggatCTACTTCCCTCTCCTCGGTGATCTGGTCTTAAAATTCTTGTATCTTTTTCATTCTAATTGTTTTGTAGAACTGCTTCTTGGTCGGTTTGAATTAGATATTCGGCAAACAAACGAGGATGAGAAAACTGCTCTCTCTCGGATTTGATTCTCCATCCTCGGTGATTTCGTTAGGGTTCTTTATTTCCTTATATTTCTTAaattccttctctcttttttcgttctaatttttttggtttaatttgCTGCTTAAGTGGTTGAATTTGATGTTAGGCGctcaaaagagaatgaaaaaacTCCTCTCCCATCGGTGATCTGGTTAGGGTTTAGATTTCCTTAATTCTCCTGAAAATTTCGACGCTTAATCTGTTGAAAACAGGGCTCATGGGATGCAGTTTTGAGATTCATGATCGGGTGAAGAAGATCCATGGCAAACAGGTTAGGGTTTTAGATATATGTTTAATAGATATTGTGTCTATGAATTTATAGCAGATTTTTTCCTGGAATTGAACTTCTTCTAGGTTTAATTATATGCTGTTGGTACAGTAGTGGAAATTTGGGCATAAAATCGTTGTGTTTATAGTTGGTTTAAGTTTTTTGTGTGAGAGAAAAGCGAGAATGATTTGGTAACTAGCTGATATTGTTTGGGATTGGTTACTTACTTTTGTTCAGGGCTCTTTAGGTTTTTATATCCAATTATTACTTTTTTCAAAGGCATGAAGCATTGAAGTGAATCTGGGCCCATTGGCCAATTAATGATCGAGCGGTCCAAGCATATGAAATCATAAAAGAGACCGAGGCTTAAGCCcaatagaaacactaaacaggctccataaaaagaagaaaggagaggaAGTGTCTGTATAGTAATCAACTTTAAAATTACGGTTGTTTTTGCGCCTCGTATCGCTCTAATGAAGCAAGGGTTAAATGAAAACCCTGACAGTACTCATTTGGCAGCGAGATGCGAGCAGGTGGAGAAAATCGAAGAGAAATCTCTGTGTgttcgtctctctctctctcaaatggaTTACTCTCGGAAATCTCTGATCCTCAACCTTTATCTTTCGATCTCAGCTATGGACTCATGGCGGTAGCGCGTCTTGGCCTTGTAAAGCGTAACATGCAAGTTTTTATAGCGTTTTTTTTCGTATGTTCTTGTTTTTCTGAGATGGACTCGAAATTAAGTTAGATCTGTGTTTAGTTTTGTTTCTCATTCTGTTCATAATTGTTTCTTGTACTCGCGTATGTTATGCAATTTAAATCTGTTACTGATTCTATGGGGGCAAATGTTTACGAGCTTGTACTGTTCAGTGATTGCTGTTGAATTACTTGGTTTACGAGttcttttatatattaaatGCATAGAGACTTTCGTTTTTATATCAACGGCGCCCATCCTCTTTGTTGAAAAGACATAACCACAATTCTCTTAGGTTTATGAAATTTGGGTGAATTTCGCTGTTCAGAATCTTTAGTGGTTGAAAGATCTGGTGTGTTAGATGTTCCATTAGTGATTGAACTCTGTTGCCGTGACTTTGTGAAGTTGTGTTTACTTATTCGAAATTTTAACTAGCCATTGCTAGGTTTTTATGGTTAAGAATGGGAATCTATTGCAAGTCATCTTTAGCTAATTATGCAATTATGCTTTCTTACGGGGCTGTTATATTTCTTTGCTTTTTGGGTATACTTGAATGTATTTGATTTCATGCACAGTTTTAACTTTGTGATATTTTGACTTTGCATCTGATCTGATCATCAATTGAATATACGAAAAAGAAGCAGCTGTTCAAATAGTTCAAATTGTTGTGCTGATTGTGGGTAAAATGACTTGCGCAATCCCAACTGTTACTCTCTTGGTGCGTTAGATTCCATGTATGTTGGCAaattttctattatattttcAGCTATTTGTGAATGCTGTTAAATTGTTAATAAGCAATATCTATGTCTCCTGATGTCTAATACTATAAATGttgcttattttctttttcttttttcccccaaaTGTGATTCCATCATCTACAATGCGATTCTTCTCCTCTGtgtattagtatttttt is a genomic window of Tripterygium wilfordii isolate XIE 37 chromosome 16, ASM1340144v1, whole genome shotgun sequence containing:
- the LOC119981052 gene encoding uncharacterized protein LOC119981052, which codes for MESSKAVKLRPIEATAESFEDYGQVIEASPDGEEFGPRDAQLDLSRGIPRFYIMHLQDRPLKFSAITHHANVTQCLGSTGGHVWYLGVAKPSIVDSGEVQNYSSGEIVQSKCGHFYESPAIDDVRVFRISGPKFLKLNRGTWHAGPLFKADTMDFYNLELSNTNMVDHTTHDFINENGVFFSIDD
- the LOC119981054 gene encoding uncharacterized protein LOC119981054 — its product is MSSKALQACIVYRQLLKAVRKHVGKENYKKHFVEYVTQEFKKNHDLSDVVSIQQKIKLARDYTLLLNSVHHHKDLLFSYNIAVDRSDEMKRVLGKSAASVGLRLPEPYQS
- the LOC119980255 gene encoding salt stress-induced hydrophobic peptide ESI3, which produces MGSETFLEVILAILLPPVGVFLRYGCGVEFWIALLLTILGYIPGIIYAIYVLVG